A stretch of the Bordetella genomosp. 8 genome encodes the following:
- a CDS encoding MarR family winged helix-turn-helix transcriptional regulator: MTEPNHTETAAPVPSAQQYDLRILRALRRITRSIALHSRQLAAVSHITAPQLMCLRTVIERGPLTSTAISREIHVSPSTVVGILDRLEDKGLVRRERGKEDRRTVFVTATVPGIELAKQAPSPLQKHLADALNALPELEQATITLSLERIVALMEQGGQAAPADAHDHSPILDVPTSGPAPESGLVV; encoded by the coding sequence ATGACTGAACCCAATCACACCGAAACCGCCGCGCCCGTGCCGTCCGCCCAGCAGTACGACCTGCGCATCCTGCGCGCGCTGCGCCGGATCACCCGCTCGATCGCACTGCATTCGCGGCAATTGGCGGCGGTCAGCCATATCACCGCGCCCCAGCTGATGTGCCTGCGTACCGTGATCGAGCGCGGTCCCCTGACGTCCACCGCCATCAGCCGCGAGATCCACGTCAGCCCCAGCACCGTGGTGGGCATCCTCGACCGCCTGGAAGACAAGGGCCTGGTACGCCGCGAACGTGGCAAGGAAGACCGCCGCACGGTTTTCGTCACCGCCACGGTCCCCGGCATCGAGCTCGCCAAGCAGGCGCCGTCGCCGCTGCAGAAGCATCTGGCCGACGCCCTCAATGCGCTGCCCGAACTGGAGCAGGCCACCATCACCCTGTCGCTGGAGCGCATCGTCGCACTGATGGAGCAGGGCGGCCAGGCGGCTCCGGCCGACGCCCATGACCATTCGCCCATCCTGGACGTGCCGACTTCCGGTCCGGCGCCGGAATCGGGGCTGGTGGTATGA
- the ectA gene encoding diaminobutyrate acetyltransferase: MREAVITRAADTLAVQDISPLFRTPRVADGAAIHALVAACPPLDVNTVYAYLLLCEHFAQTCVVAESPDGGIDGFVSAYVPPGQSQRLFIWQVAVHERARGDRLARRMLHALLRRPALAGIRYLETTVGPDNHASRRTFTRLAADLGAPVAEQPFFDRQLFGQAEHDDEMLIRVGPLASIPR; encoded by the coding sequence ATGAGGGAAGCGGTCATCACGCGCGCGGCGGATACCCTCGCCGTGCAGGACATCTCCCCTCTTTTCAGGACACCGCGGGTCGCGGACGGCGCGGCCATCCACGCCTTGGTCGCCGCCTGCCCGCCGCTGGACGTGAATACCGTCTATGCCTATCTGCTGCTCTGCGAGCATTTCGCGCAGACCTGCGTGGTGGCCGAAAGCCCCGATGGCGGTATCGACGGCTTCGTGTCGGCCTACGTGCCCCCGGGGCAATCGCAGCGGCTGTTCATCTGGCAGGTCGCGGTGCACGAGCGTGCCCGCGGCGATCGCCTGGCGCGGCGCATGTTGCACGCGCTGCTGCGTCGTCCCGCGCTGGCCGGCATACGGTATCTGGAAACCACCGTCGGCCCCGACAACCACGCGTCCCGGCGCACCTTCACCCGCCTGGCCGCCGATCTCGGCGCCCCGGTGGCCGAGCAGCCTTTCTTCGACAGGCAGCTCTTCGGCCAGGCCGAGCACGACGACGAAATGCTGATCCGGGTGGGGCCCCTGGCCTCCATCCCGCGTTGA